One window from the genome of Paramisgurnus dabryanus chromosome 22, PD_genome_1.1, whole genome shotgun sequence encodes:
- the tram1 gene encoding translocating chain-associated membrane protein 1, translated as MGIRKKTNKNPPVLSHEFVIQNHADIVSCIAMVFLLGLMFEITSKVAVLFITVQYNVTIPASGGPEETAVNYFHYGLKDMATVFFYMLVAIIMHAIIQEYVLDKINRKMHFSKTKHSKFNESGQLSAFYLFSCLWGASILVSENLLSNPVSLWEGYPHTLMPFQMKFYYICQLGYWLHAIPELYFQKAKKEDIPRQLVYISLYLAHIAGAYILNLNRLGLVLLVLHYFVELLFHVSRLIYFSHEDRQSGFTVWAVLFVLGRLLTLSLSVLTVGFGLAGAEKQGLNIAEGNFNVLVARVTVLAAICTTQAFMMWKFINFQLRRWRELAQTQALKKKSSSSKGKSKKANGVNGSVGASRADSPRSRKEKSS; from the exons ATGGGCATCCGAAAAAAGACGAACAAGAACCCGCCAGTGCTCAGCCACGAGTTTGTAATCCAGAACCACGCGGATATTGTGTCTTGTATTGCTATGGTGTTCCTGCTCGGTCTGATGTTTGAG ATTACATCCAAGGTAGCGGTTTTGTTCATCACTGTGCAATACAATGTCACCATTCCAGCAAGTG GTGGTCCTGAGGAAACTGCTGTGAATTACTTCCACTATGGTCTTAAAGATATGGCAACTGTTTTCTTCTACATGCTGGTGGCCATCATCATGCACGCCATTATTCAGGAATATGTCCTGGAT AAAATCAACAGGAAGATGCACTTCTCCAAAACCAAGCACAGCAAGTTCAATGAGTCTGGTCAACTAAGTGCCTTCTACCTCTTTTCCTGCCTTTGGGGAGCCAGCATTCTTGTCTCT GAGAATCTCCTGTCCAACCCCGTAAGTCTGTGGGAAGGCTACCCGCACACCCTTATGCC ATTCCAGATGAAGTTCTACTACATTTGTCAGCTCGGCTACTGGCTCCATGCAATCCCTGAGCTTTACTTTCAGAAGGCCAAGAAA gAAGACATTCCTCGTCAGCTTGTTTATATAAGTCTTTACCTGGCCCACATCGCGGGAGCCTACATTCTGAA TCTGAACCGTTTGGGACTGGTGTTGCTGGTTTTGCATTACTTCGTTGAACTCCTCTTCCATGTATCCAGACTCATTTACTTCAGTCATGAAGATAGGCAGAGTGG GTTTACAGTGTGGGCTGTTCTGTTTGTGCTGGGCCGGTTGTTGactctttctctgtctgtacTTACTGTGGGATTTGGGCTGGCTGGAGCAGAAAAACAGGGTCTCAATATTGCAGAGGGAAACTTTAATGTGCTGGTTGCTCG TGTGACGGTCCTGGCTGCAATCTGCACCACTCAGGCTTTTATGATGTGGAAATTTATCAACTTCCAGCTGCGACGATGGAGAGAACTCGCACAGACTCAAGCCTTGAAGAAGAAATCATCCTCTTCTAAAGGCAAATCAAAGAAAG CTAATGGTGTGAACGGATCTGTAGGTGCCAGCAGAGCAGATTCCCCCAGATCGAGGAAGGAGAAGTCATCGTAA